Proteins from a single region of Anaeromicrobium sediminis:
- a CDS encoding biotin/lipoyl-containing protein, protein MRKFNISVNGNTYEVEVEEIGGVQAPAPVARPAAAPRPAAPKAAPAPKAAPKAAAPAPAGGSTVSAPMPGTVLDVKVNEGDTVEQGQVLLILEAMKMENEIMAPAAGKVVSVSASKGASVNAGDVLITLG, encoded by the coding sequence ATGAGAAAATTCAATATAAGTGTTAATGGAAATACATATGAAGTTGAAGTAGAAGAAATTGGAGGAGTTCAGGCTCCAGCACCAGTTGCAAGACCAGCAGCTGCACCAAGACCAGCAGCACCTAAAGCAGCTCCAGCACCTAAAGCAGCTCCAAAGGCAGCAGCTCCAGCACCAGCGGGAGGAAGTACTGTATCAGCTCCAATGCCAGGAACTGTATTAGACGTTAAGGTAAATGAAGGAGATACTGTAGAGCAAGGTCAAGTATTATTAATTCTAGAAGCTATGAAGATGGAAAATGAAATTATGGCACCAGCAGCAGGTAAAGTAGTATCTGTAAGTGCATCTAAGGGTGCATCAGTTAATGCTGGAGACGTATTAATTACATTAGGATAG
- a CDS encoding OadG family protein, giving the protein MTLLDKFANPEMIKTLSMGEKLTASLMVTVLGMGITFAVLMLLWGLIVTMTKMLVKEEKKEVVTVAPQAAPQPVLEPACDEENDEELVAVITAAIAASLNTSTHNLVVRNIVRVIDETPAWGQAGRAEQLGNRL; this is encoded by the coding sequence ATGACTTTATTAGATAAATTTGCAAACCCTGAGATGATTAAAACTCTATCAATGGGAGAAAAGCTTACTGCTTCCTTAATGGTAACTGTACTTGGTATGGGGATCACTTTTGCTGTACTAATGCTTCTTTGGGGTCTTATAGTAACTATGACTAAGATGCTAGTTAAAGAAGAAAAGAAAGAAGTAGTTACTGTTGCACCACAAGCTGCACCTCAGCCAGTGTTAGAACCAGCTTGTGATGAAGAAAACGATGAGGAATTAGTTGCTGTTATAACTGCAGCTATAGCAGCTAGTTTAAATACATCAACTCATAACTTAGTAGTTAGAAACATTGTAAGAGTAATTGATGAAACTCCAGCATGGGGTCAAGCAGGAAGAGCAGAACAATTAGGAAATAGATTATAG
- a CDS encoding carboxyl transferase domain-containing protein has product MAVNKIEDLRKRKETIMMGGGAKRIDKQHASGKLTARERINLLFDEGTFVEIDAFVKHRCTNFGMEKTEAPGEGVVTGYGMVDGRIVYAFAQDFTVIGGSLGEMHAAKICKTLDNAMKVGAPVVGLNDSGGARIQEAVDALSGYAKIFYRNTIASGVIPQISVIMGPCAGGAVYSPGITDFIFMVDQTSKMFITGPQVIKTVTGEEVSAEQLGGAMTHNSVSGVAHQMAATDEECIAEVRRLLSYLPSNNMETAPVFETEDDINKIIPELDTLLPDNPNKAYDMFDIIRNVVDDGDYFEVLPHFAKNIITCFARINGRSVGIIANQPKFLAGCLEINASDKAARFIRTCDAFNIPLLNIVDVPGFLPGTTQEYGGIIRHGAKMLYAYSEATVPKVTMIVRKAYGGSYIAMCCKELGADMVLAWPSAEIAVMGPQGAANIIFRNDIKNSENPQETRAQKIAEYTEEFATPYKAAERGYVDDVIEPNASRPRLVDAFNMLMSKRETRPAKKHGNIPL; this is encoded by the coding sequence ATGGCAGTAAACAAGATAGAAGATCTGCGTAAAAGAAAAGAAACAATCATGATGGGTGGGGGAGCTAAAAGAATAGATAAGCAACACGCATCAGGAAAGTTAACTGCTAGGGAGAGAATAAACTTACTGTTCGATGAAGGTACATTTGTTGAGATAGATGCATTCGTTAAGCATAGATGCACTAACTTTGGAATGGAAAAGACAGAAGCACCAGGTGAAGGTGTTGTTACTGGATATGGAATGGTAGATGGAAGAATAGTTTATGCATTTGCACAAGATTTCACTGTAATTGGTGGATCTTTAGGAGAAATGCATGCAGCTAAGATTTGCAAAACATTAGATAATGCTATGAAGGTTGGAGCGCCAGTTGTTGGTCTTAATGACTCTGGTGGAGCTAGAATCCAAGAAGCAGTAGATGCATTATCAGGATATGCAAAAATTTTCTATAGAAATACTATAGCATCAGGAGTAATCCCACAAATTTCTGTTATTATGGGACCTTGTGCAGGTGGAGCAGTTTATTCACCAGGTATCACTGACTTTATATTCATGGTTGATCAAACTAGTAAAATGTTTATTACAGGACCACAAGTAATCAAGACGGTTACAGGTGAAGAAGTTTCTGCAGAACAATTAGGTGGAGCTATGACTCATAACTCTGTAAGTGGTGTTGCACATCAAATGGCAGCTACTGACGAAGAGTGTATAGCTGAAGTAAGAAGATTATTAAGCTACTTACCATCTAATAATATGGAGACGGCTCCTGTATTTGAAACGGAAGACGATATTAACAAAATTATACCTGAATTAGATACATTATTACCAGATAATCCAAATAAAGCCTATGATATGTTTGACATAATAAGAAATGTTGTAGATGATGGAGACTACTTCGAAGTTCTTCCTCATTTTGCAAAGAATATTATCACATGTTTTGCTAGAATTAACGGAAGAAGTGTTGGTATTATAGCTAACCAACCTAAGTTCTTAGCAGGATGTTTAGAAATTAATGCTTCTGACAAGGCTGCAAGATTCATAAGAACTTGTGATGCATTTAATATTCCACTTTTAAACATTGTAGACGTACCAGGTTTCTTACCAGGAACTACTCAAGAGTATGGTGGAATCATTAGACACGGTGCTAAGATGCTTTATGCATACAGTGAAGCTACTGTACCAAAAGTAACTATGATCGTAAGAAAAGCTTATGGTGGATCTTATATTGCAATGTGCTGTAAAGAATTAGGAGCTGACATGGTATTAGCTTGGCCAAGTGCTGAGATTGCAGTTATGGGACCTCAAGGGGCTGCAAATATCATATTTAGAAATGATATTAAGAATTCTGAAAACCCACAAGAAACTAGAGCTCAAAAGATTGCTGAGTACACAGAAGAGTTTGCTACTCCATACAAAGCAGCTGAGAGAGGTTATGTGGATGACGTGATTGAGCCAAATGCATCAAGACCGAGACTTGTGGATGCGTTTAATATGTTAATGTCTAAGAGAGAAACAAGACCAGCTAAAAAACATGGTAATATCCCTCTATAG
- the mce gene encoding methylmalonyl-CoA epimerase yields the protein MKALKVDHIGIAVKDLEATLKFYQEVLGLELEGTEVVEEQKVKVAFLPVGDTEVELLESTDKDGPIARYIEKKGEGMQHIAFRVSNIEEAIADMKAKGVRMIDETPRYGAGGAKIAFCHPKSTNGVLVELSER from the coding sequence ATGAAGGCATTAAAAGTAGACCATATAGGTATAGCTGTAAAAGACTTAGAGGCAACTTTGAAGTTCTATCAAGAAGTTTTAGGATTAGAATTAGAAGGAACAGAAGTTGTTGAAGAGCAAAAGGTTAAAGTAGCATTTTTACCAGTTGGAGACACTGAAGTAGAACTTCTAGAGTCAACTGATAAGGATGGTCCTATCGCTAGATATATTGAGAAAAAAGGCGAAGGAATGCAACATATAGCTTTTAGAGTTAGTAATATTGAAGAAGCCATTGCTGATATGAAAGCAAAGGGTGTTAGAATGATCGATGAAACGCCAAGATATGGAGCAGGTGGAGCAAAAATTGCATTCTGTCATCCAAAGAGTACAAACGGTGTATTAGTTGAACTAAGTGAGAGATAA
- the meaB gene encoding methylmalonyl Co-A mutase-associated GTPase MeaB has protein sequence MDLEQRILNKEKRAVARLITLAENGEKEAFKILKKLYNKTGNAHVIGITGPPGAGKSTLTDKLVKALRREGKTVGVIAVDPTSPFTGGSILGDRVRMSELNTDPGVFIRSMGARGHLGGLSKATRAAVKVLDIYGVDYIFIETVGVGQSEVDIAKNADTTLMVMVPGLGDDIQAIKAGIMEIGDVFAINKADRDGAKRTATEIEMMLDFNKEAKWRPPVNMAIAIKNEGIDDLLNDIKKHLEFLKESGLYEERRVQNSKLEIIDLVKDNLMGMILDKSSKEKLVDELSKKVANREVDPYTSAEEILNNIK, from the coding sequence ATGGATTTAGAACAAAGAATATTGAATAAAGAAAAAAGAGCTGTAGCTAGACTGATAACTTTAGCCGAAAATGGTGAAAAAGAGGCTTTTAAAATTCTGAAAAAGTTGTATAATAAAACTGGAAATGCTCATGTGATAGGTATTACAGGACCACCAGGAGCAGGAAAGAGTACATTGACAGACAAACTTGTGAAGGCATTGAGAAGAGAAGGGAAAACGGTTGGTGTAATTGCAGTTGACCCGACAAGTCCTTTTACAGGTGGATCTATACTAGGTGATAGGGTAAGAATGAGTGAATTAAATACTGACCCTGGTGTTTTTATCAGGAGTATGGGAGCTCGTGGTCACCTAGGAGGATTATCAAAAGCTACTCGTGCTGCTGTTAAGGTTCTTGACATCTATGGTGTAGATTATATATTTATTGAAACTGTAGGTGTTGGCCAATCAGAAGTAGATATAGCTAAAAATGCAGATACAACTCTAATGGTTATGGTTCCAGGTCTTGGAGATGATATTCAAGCTATTAAGGCGGGAATCATGGAAATTGGAGATGTATTTGCAATAAATAAAGCAGATAGGGATGGGGCTAAAAGAACTGCTACTGAAATTGAAATGATGCTAGATTTTAACAAGGAAGCTAAGTGGAGACCACCAGTTAATATGGCAATAGCTATTAAAAATGAAGGTATAGATGATTTGTTAAATGATATTAAAAAACATCTGGAATTCTTAAAGGAAAGTGGTCTTTATGAAGAAAGAAGAGTTCAAAACTCAAAACTTGAAATTATTGATTTAGTAAAGGATAATCTAATGGGAATGATCCTAGATAAGTCAAGTAAAGAAAAACTAGTAGATGAACTTTCAAAGAAGGTGGCAAATAGAGAGGTGGACCCATACACGTCTGCAGAAGAAATACTAAACAATATTAAATAA
- a CDS encoding cobalamin B12-binding domain-containing protein: MDRPIRVLVAKPGLDGHDRGAKVISRALRDAGMEVIYTGLRQTPEQIVNAAIQEDVDVVALSILSGAHNTLLPKVVELLNAENADDILVVGGGVIPDEDIPFLKEKGIVEVFTPGTPTSTTIEFIKNNLKR, encoded by the coding sequence ATGGATAGACCTATTAGAGTACTAGTGGCAAAACCAGGACTTGATGGACATGATAGAGGAGCAAAGGTTATTTCAAGAGCATTAAGAGATGCTGGAATGGAAGTTATATATACAGGACTTAGACAAACTCCTGAGCAAATAGTTAATGCAGCTATTCAGGAAGATGTTGATGTAGTTGCACTTAGTATATTATCAGGTGCACATAACACATTACTTCCAAAGGTAGTTGAACTTTTAAATGCTGAAAACGCTGACGACATATTAGTTGTTGGTGGTGGTGTAATTCCTGATGAGGATATACCTTTCTTAAAGGAAAAGGGAATTGTTGAAGTATTTACTCCAGGAACTCCTACATCTACAACTATTGAATTTATAAAAAACAACTTAAAGAGATAA
- a CDS encoding acyl-CoA mutase large subunit family protein, with amino-acid sequence MFKDEKLDKIGQSFEKFQAGVNKTLEKRPERKDIFESGSGEVVNRLYTPLDIKGFDYEEDLGMPGSYPFTRGVQNTMYRGKLWTMRMYAGFATAEESNKRYKYLIEQGSMGLSVAFDLPTQIGYDSDHALSEGEVGKVGVAIDSLADMEKLFDGIPLDKVSTSMTINAPASVLLAMYIAVAEKQGVSADKLRGTIQNDILKEYIARGTYIFPTEPSMRLITNIFEYCSKEVPLWNTISISGYHIREAGSTAAQEVGFTIADGIAYVNAAIEAGLDVDTFAPRLSFFFNAHNDILEEVAKYRAARRLWARIMKDRFGAKNEKSMKLKFHTQTGGSTLTAQQPENNIVRVAIQTLAAVLGGTQSLHTNSKDEALALPTEDSVRVALRTQQIVAYESGAADTIDPFAGSYFMEAKTKDIEEKAMEYIKKIDEIGGAPRAIDAGYIQQEIMDAAYNYQKDIETGKRIIVGMNKFQIEEEAPKGLLRVDPSVGEKQKGQIADLKSKRDNAKVEETLEALRKACSTDENLMPYILDAVRAYGTLGEICGVMREVFGEYQQSVQL; translated from the coding sequence ATGTTTAAGGATGAAAAACTAGACAAAATAGGACAAAGCTTTGAAAAATTCCAAGCTGGTGTTAATAAGACACTAGAAAAAAGACCTGAGAGAAAAGATATATTTGAAAGTGGGTCAGGGGAAGTAGTAAATAGATTATATACTCCTCTAGATATTAAAGGTTTTGATTATGAGGAAGATTTAGGAATGCCAGGAAGCTATCCGTTTACTAGAGGTGTTCAAAACACTATGTACCGTGGAAAGCTTTGGACAATGAGAATGTATGCAGGTTTCGCTACTGCAGAAGAATCAAACAAGAGATATAAGTATCTTATAGAGCAAGGTTCTATGGGATTATCAGTTGCATTTGACTTACCAACTCAAATTGGATATGACTCAGACCATGCTTTATCTGAAGGTGAAGTTGGAAAAGTTGGAGTTGCTATTGACTCTCTTGCTGATATGGAAAAATTATTTGATGGAATTCCACTAGATAAGGTTTCTACATCTATGACAATCAATGCACCTGCATCTGTATTATTAGCTATGTATATAGCAGTTGCTGAAAAGCAAGGTGTATCTGCTGATAAATTAAGAGGAACTATTCAAAATGACATCTTAAAAGAGTACATTGCTCGTGGAACATACATATTCCCAACTGAGCCATCTATGAGACTTATAACTAATATCTTTGAATACTGTTCTAAAGAAGTTCCACTATGGAACACAATAAGTATCTCTGGATACCATATAAGAGAAGCTGGATCTACTGCTGCTCAAGAAGTAGGATTCACTATTGCTGATGGTATTGCTTACGTTAATGCTGCTATAGAAGCTGGTCTTGACGTAGATACTTTTGCACCAAGACTTTCTTTCTTCTTTAATGCACACAATGATATTTTAGAAGAAGTTGCTAAGTATAGAGCTGCTAGAAGATTATGGGCAAGAATTATGAAGGATAGATTTGGAGCTAAGAATGAAAAATCTATGAAGCTTAAGTTCCATACTCAAACAGGTGGATCTACATTAACTGCGCAACAACCAGAAAACAACATTGTACGTGTTGCTATTCAAACATTAGCAGCTGTACTTGGTGGAACTCAATCATTACACACTAACTCTAAGGATGAGGCATTAGCATTACCTACAGAAGATTCTGTACGTGTTGCTTTAAGAACTCAACAAATCGTAGCATACGAAAGTGGTGCTGCTGATACTATCGATCCATTTGCTGGTTCTTACTTCATGGAAGCTAAGACTAAAGATATTGAAGAAAAGGCTATGGAATACATTAAGAAGATTGATGAAATTGGTGGAGCTCCAAGAGCAATCGATGCTGGATACATCCAACAAGAAATCATGGATGCTGCTTATAACTACCAAAAGGATATTGAAACTGGAAAGCGTATTATCGTTGGTATGAATAAGTTCCAAATTGAAGAAGAAGCTCCTAAGGGATTATTAAGAGTTGACCCTTCAGTTGGAGAAAAGCAAAAGGGTCAAATTGCTGACTTAAAGTCTAAGAGAGATAACGCTAAGGTTGAAGAAACTCTAGAAGCTTTAAGAAAAGCTTGCTCAACTGATGAAAACTTAATGCCATATATCTTAGATGCTGTTAGAGCATATGGTACATTAGGAGAAATCTGCGGTGTAATGAGAGAAGTATTTGGTGAATATCAACAAAGTGTACAATTATAG
- a CDS encoding acetyl-CoA hydrolase/transferase family protein, with translation MLEKRIRREDLKSKVVSAEEAAKLIEDGMVVATSGFTPSGYPKAVPLALAKRAEAGEEIGITLLTGASVGDELDGALGRAGVIKRRFPYQTHKDIRNGINGGSIAYQDMHLSHLPQYMEAGVYGDIDVAIVEAVAITEEGGIVPSTSVGIASNAVKLAKKVIIEVNTSQPLALEGMHDIYLPEKPPFRKPIPIEKAGDRIGTTYIPCDMDKIAAIVVTDITDKVRPLGAIDENSKAISRHIIEFLKKEVEAGRLPENLLPLQSGVGSVANAVLGGLVESPFENLTCYTEVLQDSMLDLIDSGKASVISTTAVTPSESGLERFLDNIERYANHIVLRPQEISNNPEVARRLGVISMNTAIEIDMYGHVNSTNIMGSRMMNGLGGSGDFTRNAYLSIYTTVSTAKGGDISSIVPMVSHVDHTEHDVMVVVTEQGLADLRGTSPVERARLIINNCAHPDYRDQLNDYLDRALEKGLNHEPHNIGEALSWHETFLKTGSMKNLEAKSCC, from the coding sequence ATGCTAGAAAAAAGAATTAGAAGAGAAGATCTAAAGAGTAAGGTAGTATCGGCTGAGGAAGCAGCTAAACTTATTGAGGATGGAATGGTAGTTGCCACTAGTGGCTTTACACCATCTGGATATCCAAAGGCTGTGCCACTAGCTTTAGCTAAAAGAGCAGAGGCAGGAGAAGAAATAGGAATTACTCTACTAACTGGAGCTTCTGTTGGTGATGAATTAGATGGAGCTTTAGGTAGAGCTGGAGTTATAAAGAGAAGATTCCCATATCAAACTCACAAGGATATTAGAAATGGTATTAATGGAGGGTCGATCGCATACCAAGATATGCATCTAAGTCATCTTCCACAATATATGGAAGCTGGAGTGTATGGTGATATAGATGTGGCTATAGTGGAAGCTGTAGCTATAACTGAAGAAGGGGGAATAGTACCTTCTACGTCTGTAGGTATAGCATCAAATGCTGTAAAGTTAGCTAAAAAAGTAATCATAGAGGTTAATACTTCTCAACCATTGGCATTAGAAGGTATGCATGATATATACCTGCCAGAAAAACCTCCTTTTAGAAAACCTATTCCTATTGAAAAGGCAGGGGACAGAATAGGAACTACATATATTCCTTGTGATATGGATAAGATTGCTGCAATTGTTGTTACAGACATTACAGATAAGGTTAGACCTCTTGGTGCTATTGATGAAAATTCAAAGGCAATTTCTAGACATATTATAGAATTCTTAAAGAAAGAAGTTGAGGCAGGAAGGCTTCCAGAGAACTTATTACCGCTTCAATCTGGAGTAGGTTCAGTGGCTAATGCGGTTCTAGGAGGGCTAGTTGAATCTCCATTTGAGAATTTAACTTGTTATACAGAAGTGCTTCAAGATTCAATGCTTGACTTAATTGACTCTGGTAAAGCCAGTGTAATATCTACTACAGCTGTAACTCCATCAGAATCAGGACTTGAAAGATTCCTTGATAATATAGAGAGATATGCTAATCATATTGTATTGAGACCACAAGAAATTAGTAATAATCCAGAAGTGGCAAGAAGACTTGGTGTTATATCCATGAATACAGCTATCGAAATCGATATGTATGGTCACGTTAATTCTACAAATATAATGGGATCTAGAATGATGAATGGTCTTGGTGGGTCTGGAGACTTTACTAGAAATGCTTATTTATCAATTTATACTACTGTATCTACAGCTAAAGGTGGAGATATATCTTCTATAGTTCCTATGGTATCCCATGTGGATCATACAGAACATGATGTTATGGTAGTAGTAACTGAACAAGGTCTTGCAGATTTAAGAGGAACATCTCCTGTGGAGCGAGCAAGATTAATAATTAATAATTGTGCTCATCCAGATTATAGAGATCAGTTAAATGATTATCTAGATAGAGCTCTAGAGAAGGGTTTAAACCATGAGCCGCATAACATTGGTGAAGCATTATCGTGGCATGAAACGTTCTTAAAAACAGGTTCTATGAAGAACTTAGAGGCGAAGAGTTGTTGTTAG
- a CDS encoding aspartate-alanine antiporter-like transporter has translation MKFDVIAWLTNPFILMFISVFTGLMFGKIKFGKFNFGVSGTLFSGLLIGSWALGYAKNIGEGEAGFKAAQKLIKAGVVSKDFFFLFLILFVAAVGLLAAKDMGTVLKKYGAKFVMLGFIITLLGAAATYGMTLVGSSLGSSSTPYEISGVYTGALTSSPGLAAAIETAKGHATHKAEIYSELSDAEKDKVLKIIDPSGELNAQNTPALTPELTEQFITSAEAGIGVGHAIGYPFGVIIVILAVNFFPKIFGINVNEEQKQLREEFAKAKAEVASGKEVEEVPFDLIGFALACFVGYTIGKIKVFLGPLGWFSLGSTGGVLVGALVLGHIGKIGFINFRMNNKILGVVRQVALAFFLAIVGLRYGFKVFYALTHGGAFLAAVSLVVGVVAMCIGFFIGRYIFKINWVMLSGAICGGMTSTPGLGAAIDAVGSDDPAAGYGATYPFALLGMVIFTIILHNLPM, from the coding sequence ATGAAATTTGATGTAATTGCCTGGTTAACAAATCCATTTATCCTGATGTTTATATCAGTATTTACTGGATTAATGTTTGGTAAAATCAAGTTTGGAAAATTTAATTTTGGAGTTTCAGGAACATTATTTTCAGGTCTTTTAATAGGGTCATGGGCCCTTGGTTATGCTAAGAATATAGGTGAAGGAGAAGCAGGTTTTAAAGCGGCTCAAAAGCTTATTAAAGCTGGTGTTGTAAGTAAGGATTTCTTCTTTTTATTCTTAATTTTATTCGTTGCGGCAGTAGGACTTTTAGCTGCTAAGGACATGGGTACAGTTCTTAAGAAATATGGTGCTAAGTTCGTTATGTTAGGATTTATAATTACTCTATTAGGTGCAGCTGCAACTTATGGAATGACTTTAGTAGGATCGAGCTTAGGTTCTAGTTCAACTCCATATGAAATATCTGGAGTATACACTGGTGCATTAACTTCATCACCAGGTTTAGCCGCAGCTATAGAAACGGCTAAGGGACATGCAACTCATAAGGCAGAAATATACTCAGAACTTTCAGATGCAGAAAAAGATAAGGTGTTAAAAATTATAGACCCATCTGGAGAATTAAATGCACAAAACACTCCAGCATTAACACCTGAATTAACAGAACAGTTTATAACTAGTGCAGAAGCAGGTATAGGTGTTGGTCATGCCATTGGATATCCATTTGGTGTTATCATAGTTATATTAGCAGTTAACTTCTTCCCTAAGATCTTTGGTATTAATGTGAATGAAGAACAAAAACAACTTAGAGAAGAATTTGCAAAGGCAAAGGCTGAGGTTGCTTCTGGTAAAGAGGTTGAGGAAGTACCTTTTGATTTAATCGGTTTTGCTCTAGCTTGCTTTGTGGGATATACAATAGGTAAAATAAAAGTGTTCTTAGGACCGTTAGGATGGTTCTCTCTAGGTTCAACTGGTGGAGTACTAGTAGGTGCCTTAGTGTTAGGACATATTGGAAAAATCGGATTTATCAACTTTAGAATGAACAATAAAATATTAGGTGTTGTAAGACAAGTGGCTCTTGCATTCTTCCTAGCTATAGTAGGACTTAGATATGGATTTAAAGTATTCTATGCCCTTACTCATGGTGGAGCATTCTTAGCAGCAGTATCTTTAGTTGTAGGTGTTGTGGCTATGTGTATTGGTTTCTTCATAGGAAGATATATATTTAAGATTAACTGGGTTATGTTATCAGGAGCTATTTGTGGTGGTATGACTTCTACTCCAGGTCTTGGAGCTGCCATAGATGCAGTTGGAAGTGATGATCCAGCAGCAGGATATGGAGCAACGTATCCATTTGCTCTGTTAGGAATGGTTATATTCACTATCATTTTACACAACTTACCGATGTAA
- a CDS encoding sigma-54-dependent transcriptional regulator has protein sequence MKILIIDDEKSIRLSLSLGLKTFTDKMYTASSGEEGIKLFEKHKPDILIVDINLGGISGLKVLEKVRSKNKKCIIIMITYISEVKLAVEAMKLGANDYFTKPFNIQEIKKTIEDNIKYIKKSRELSKGDNKNKINLVGNSKYTLKVKEVIKKVSNIPHDTFILIQGESGTGKEVVAKSIHFNGIRKDKPYIALNCAAIPKSLQESELFGYEKGAFSDAKVHKSGLIEESNGGTLFLDEIGDMDILLQAKLLRVLQEKKFRRLGSTKEKCFAANIIAATNKNLLEEIEKGNFREDLYYRLNIIPINLKPLRERKEDVKDLIEYFIESYNNKLDKNVLGMCPEALDICINYEWKGNVRELKNFIERIMIFQENDFVEVDDLPQNVISHYSVQNTPAIKEMNLEHVEMETISRVLRENKWNITKTAQALGISRITLRRKIEKYSITK, from the coding sequence ATGAAAATATTAATAATTGATGATGAGAAAAGTATTAGATTATCCCTAAGCCTTGGGTTAAAAACCTTCACAGATAAAATGTATACAGCTTCATCTGGGGAAGAAGGTATAAAGCTATTTGAAAAGCATAAACCGGATATATTAATAGTGGATATAAACTTAGGTGGTATAAGTGGATTGAAAGTCCTGGAAAAAGTCAGAAGTAAAAACAAAAAATGTATCATAATAATGATTACCTATATAAGTGAAGTGAAATTAGCAGTAGAAGCTATGAAATTAGGTGCTAATGATTATTTTACAAAGCCATTTAACATTCAAGAAATAAAGAAAACTATAGAAGATAATATAAAATATATAAAAAAATCCCGTGAGTTATCCAAGGGGGATAATAAAAATAAGATAAATCTAGTGGGAAACAGTAAGTATACCTTAAAGGTTAAGGAAGTGATTAAAAAGGTATCTAATATTCCCCACGACACTTTCATATTAATACAAGGAGAAAGTGGTACGGGAAAAGAGGTGGTGGCTAAATCTATTCATTTTAATGGAATTAGAAAGGACAAGCCATATATTGCTTTAAATTGTGCGGCAATACCTAAAAGTCTTCAAGAAAGTGAATTATTTGGTTATGAAAAAGGTGCCTTTTCTGATGCTAAGGTCCATAAAAGTGGACTTATAGAGGAATCTAATGGTGGAACTCTATTCTTAGATGAAATTGGAGATATGGATATATTATTACAAGCTAAGCTTTTAAGAGTATTACAAGAAAAGAAGTTTAGGAGATTGGGTAGTACTAAAGAAAAATGCTTTGCAGCTAATATTATAGCTGCAACTAATAAAAATTTATTAGAGGAAATTGAAAAGGGAAACTTCAGGGAAGATTTATATTATAGATTAAATATTATTCCTATAAATTTAAAACCCCTTAGGGAAAGAAAAGAAGATGTAAAAGATTTAATAGAGTATTTTATAGAAAGTTATAATAATAAACTGGATAAAAATGTATTAGGCATGTGTCCAGAAGCTTTAGATATATGTATAAACTATGAATGGAAAGGAAATGTACGTGAATTAAAGAATTTTATTGAGAGAATTATGATTTTTCAGGAAAATGACTTCGTAGAAGTGGACGACTTGCCACAAAATGTGATAAGTCATTATAGTGTTCAAAATACCCCTGCTATTAAGGAAATGAATTTAGAACATGTGGAAATGGAAACTATAAGTAGGGTGTTGAGGGAAAATAAATGGAATATAACCAAGACGGCGCAAGCCTTAGGCATATCTAGAATAACTTTAAGGAGGAAAATAGAAAAGTATAGTATAACAAAATAG